The Calypte anna isolate BGI_N300 chromosome 1, bCalAnn1_v1.p, whole genome shotgun sequence region AAATGGAAGTGTTACAGCTGTGAGCCAGGGGCAAATACCAGCCATGAGTCCATCATCTGCAAAACCCCTTTGTCTGCCAAATGAAGCACCTCCTGCCTATACTCCCCAGGCTACCAATGGCCATTTCACTGTGTCTTATGGCACCGACTCTGGGGAGTTTTCTTCTGTTGGTGAGGACTACTACAATAAGTGTACTCGGCCACCTCCCCTTGAAAACCTGGGAGTGGATGCAGATGAACTGATCTTGATTCCCCAAGGAGTACAAATCTTCTTTGTGACTCCTGATGGGCAGGTCAGTGCTCCTTCATATCCTGGATATCTCCGTATTGTGAAGTTCTTGGATACAGGTAATGAGGCGGCACAGAATCGTCCACCTGCGTTTCTTCAGGTAACAAGAACacaattttctcctttaattaAATTTCAAGGGCTGTCATAAAACTTTAAAAGGCAATCTTCTTAGTCTCTTGCTCTTCTGAGCCTGAATACCTGTGTGATAATATGAAGGATGTTGTTGCTGTTAGAAAAACGTTTTCTTCAAATATACACTGCAAAGTTATTTAGTGCTGACTGTTCCAGTGAATTACATTTTCTACAGGAGCTAACATGTCTTTTTGCTTCATAAAGTTAACTTCCCTTTTCTCACACAGAAACTCAGTTTCAACTAGTTATAAGCATTGCAATTAGGACAACAAGTTTGGAATTCGAGGGCCTATGTTAATCGAGGCTCTGAGctacaaataaaaaagatgcattttgggggtttctttcagtctttgtttGCTTCATGTGAGCATGTTCTGTAATGTACACTGCATTTCTGGCCTCCTTGCTGACTTCGAATCTCCTTGTTGCTGCCAATGTTGGCTGTTAGAAGTCTCATCAGTGAAGGAGAAAGTTGGAGGAACCAATGAAAACTCTTTCCTAGTTTTGGAAGCCTGGCTCACCTCCAATAGTCAGGCAGTGACAGCCAGATGTTGTCTTTATCCTAGAATATAAATCTGTCCAAAGATCTACAGGAAGTTACAGATACCCAACTTGTTTAGCAGAGCTTTTCATCTGCTTCTACACTTGGCCCTCAAGACTACACCTCAGTTAAGAGCCTACAAGCCTGAATTATAGTCCTGTGAAAAATAATATGTTCTGTATCTTATACTTCAGACTGTCTGAACTGATCAAGAATGGTATTTCCACAGTCAtgtggaaattatttccttttcgttgttggtttttttgtttttatgatgACATAAGGcttttctagttttctttttaatttttatggaAAATCAAGATTTTGGTGCTTATCAGTACGTTCTActtgcctttctttttaaaaagatcctttaatttttttcatgcactTACCTTTTCTAGGTCTGTGACTGGTTGTATCCTCTAATGTGTAACCAGTCTCCTGTTCTGTGCTGCAACACTGGAGTCTACATGTTCCCTGATACGATGTCCCAGGTACCAGGGTCCTATGTGGGAGTAGTTCTGTCCTCAGAACTTCCAGCAGCTGACAGAGAGCTCTTTGAGGATCTCTTAAAACAGATGTCTGACCTTCGAATCCAGGTAAATTCCTGGGCTGCCTTTTTAAAGCCAATAAGGAAAGGTGGTGATCATCAGTACATTCTCCCATTTCCATTCAGTTGTGTAAAATTGTGAAGTTCTGTGTCTTGCTTGGGAAGCTCcccagtgagaaaaaaataaagtatcaaGATTAAGCAACCTAGAAATGAAATTATGCTGTGTGAGATGGGAGGACGGAAAGTTTTGAATTGTAAGCACACAGAGGAATCACAgactgttttctgtattttctatatttttccaaaagaaatagGACCCAAAGTGAAATTATCTGTTGAGGAGAAAGCAGGTTGTTTACCAGTCTGTGTACCCACACAAAGAAACAGTCTCTGTGTAGTTTTGATGACACCATTCATGGAATATTGTGCCCAAAGTTATTTACCCTTCCAAAATATTAAGCCACTTTGgagaaaagctgtgaaaataGTGTGTACCTCAAAAATCTGCCTTGAAATGGGATCTCAAAATAGATAAATCTGGTGCATAATTGCAGTCAGATATCAACTGAtagagaaaataggaaaaaaatacctacaGTCTAACAGAGGTGAAATAAGATATGGTGACTGTAAACATGGtaaaaaatattactcaaaGAGCACTGGTGCGCCATTTTAGCAAAAATGATAATCTATAGCTATTTAAAAGTTCTTAGCAAATTTATatcttttaatgaaatacaCGGTCTTGTTGAATCACCAAGACTTGAATGCAGTGATGGTGAAGGACCAGTTTGCAGTGTGCCATGTAGGCAGAGTCCTGTGGACTTCAGCAGAGAATTTCACTAGCACAGGAGGCCactaatttttactttaaagggaaaaatactAAAGAATTGTGTGCTGTTTCAGTGCAGGACTTAATGGATAAAATTCTGTAACATATCCTGCATAGAAGTAGCTCAAATTGGATATCTCATTAGTTCCTTGTTGTCCTAAAATTCCATGTTTTTGTTAATGTTCCCTGATATGATGTCACAGGTGCCAGGATCCCATCAGAGAGTAGGGTTATCTTCAGAGCTCCCAGCAACTGAGAGAGCGCATTTTGAAGATAAATTTAAACAGATGTCTGGCCACAAAGTCCAGGTAAATTCCAGGACAGTGATtccatagtaaaaaaaaaaaaagaattgtcaCTGAAATACATATTAGAACTGCTGACTCAGTTGTAAGCAGCAATGTATGCTGTGccctgtgttttgggtttttttaatttttttgcacattttgcATATTAGTTGCAGATTTCTGgagtgtaaaaaaaatatgatagaGCACAACTATTTCAAAGCTTAGTCTGTTGGCcatttaaagtatattttatatagTACTCATGAGGATCTAATTAACAAGTATATTTAATGTAGTTATAGTATAGAATCACCTTTTTAGAGAACCCATTTCTGTTCCTTAGAAGTCTCAATGTTTCTCTATGTAGTGACCCAAGCTGCTCTTAGTTGTAGCTGTGTGTTGAGGTAATTTCTCCTGCCCAGCCCCCAAAGTGTTTTGGTCCCATGCTAAAGACATTTCTTAAACATGAaattctgtgctgctgtcaaGCAGGAACTGATGGTACAGGACAACTCAGTAATACATTGTTAACCTAGCAACTTTCCAAAACTGACTATACTCTTTTCTATaatgttgtttttgttttattctacTGACACAGCCATTTTTATGTAATACTCGATTTccaggaaatatttcagaacaaTCTAAGGATTCCATGCAGTGTCAAATATTAATCCATATTGTGTGTTCTATTCTGTTCATAGGCTTCATCTATGAATGCTTTCATATAGAGTCTTCAAGCCTAAACACAAAGGGGTTTCTTACTGTCCCTCATTAACAAGAAGTTTTCAATAActgaattttggtttttttacgTTTACTCTTGGAAAAGTCTTAAAAATAGAATCCTAACCAAAACCTAAAtctgttactttttttactttctctagAGTTTAATTATACATTGTCTGTGAACTGTGTAAAGTGATGGTCCAGTTTCTAAAACTGCTAACCAGAATGTGGTGGTGGTTGCTGTGTTGCAATAATCAGAAACTCTGGTCTTTGACTTGAAATCACACCAGGCCTAGCCCCTCGATGTTAAATGGGAAGCAGTATCATGTGTTCTTTGGCTGTGCCAGTCTGCAAAAGCATTGACAGCACATAGAAAGAATAATCTCTTTTATTCTTGAATTTGGGAGGGCAGGATGAGGAGCAAAACAACCAGAACAGCTGCATTCTTGTAGTGCAGCTGGATTCTCAGGCTCCAGTTCCCATACTGAATAACAACAGAGTTGACTTCCCTCTGAGAACATAGAAATACTAGAGGGACAAGTCTCTTACTTTTAGTTATATTGTCCTGTAAGTTTTTTCTACTTAGTTAGCTGATCACATGGCCATGTTGGAATGAAAACTGCAGCATTGTTACTGGGTGAAGAAAACGTAGAGAAAGTGCTGAGCTCTGATCAGCTTTTTTTGAATGTACAGTAGCTGAATCACAAATTTCCTTTGAATTTCTGTATGCTTATTGGAATAATACATTGCATTagtgttttctgaaaatggatCTCTATGATTTAAACCATGTAAAATAGAAATCCTGATGTTATGTGTCTAAGTAGATTCTCAGGTGTTTACTTTCACTTGTTAGCCTCCAGAAGCCTCTGGTGATGCATTTAACTTGCCTCAAACTGTACATATCCAACCACAAcctgaagaagaaggaaataagaaaGAGTTGCCAGAATGGAGTGAGAAAGTTGCTCATGGAATCTTATCAGGTACTGTTGTAGTAAGAGAATTGTGTTGACTGTAAACCTGAGTAACATTTAACCAGTGTTTTCACCTAAATGCATGTGTGTCAGGTGGTCAGAAGTTGATGTTTACTTGCTCTAATTGTAATCTAAAGGATACTTTAGTGGGCTGTATGAAAACAGGGCAGAATATAAATCCATTGGCACCAGTCTTGTTCACTGCAAGTGAGTTGGGCTATTTATTTGACTATATTTTAGGATGGTAACCCCTGTGACTCAAACTGCTGTGTTAGAACAATTCTAGTCCTGTTTGAACAGGACATTAAAGCAGGCATCTGTTGTGATTTCTAcagatgaacatttttttcctcagagaaccTTTGGCACATAACTAATGACCACCAGCTGGTTGTAATATATATGAATCTGCTAGGAGGGCCAACAGGCTGGTTGtacattttcaaatgttaaTAGCATTGAGAAATACAGTTATATCACTTCTGACCTAGCTGGGGCTTGGATATCTGTTAAAAAACTCTGTTTGTATTAAGCTGACATTTGGATGAGGGCTGACTTGATTAAACTTAAATAAAGTCAACTGAAAAAACATGTGTGGTGTACGAGCAGAAATTACTGCAGGAATTAATGCTCAGGGAAGAGTGTAATTGCAGACTGTGCCATCAGGAATGTTTATAAAGTCAGTGTTGGAGGGAAAAAGCTGCAGGAATCGTAATCTGTAAAATGACACATtctaagaaaaacaatttttgccTTGAAGGTGCATCTTGGGTAAGCTGGGGCCTAGTAAAAGGAGCAGAATATACTGGCAAAGCTATCCACAAAGGAGCTTCTAAACTACGAGAACACATTCAACCAGAAGAAAAACCTCTTGAAGTCAACCCAACTGTAGCAAAGGGGCTTCATGTAGCAAAACAGGCcactggaggagctgtgaaAGTCAGCCAACTCTTAGGTAAAAATTCCCATGCCCATAGTATATATTTTTGCCTTAAATATTCTGTAAAATGAGAGATGGTTTCTTCAGCCAGTGACCTATAGCAGGGACTGACCTGATGAAATCCAGTGTGCCTAGCTGCCTCCTGCAAGAGACATGATTTGGGACCATTATGTGACCTTGAGGcatattattttactttcttaaaaGAGTATGTCTGTACAGTCTTAAGTTTGAAATGTTTTATAAGTTTTATAGAGTTAATTCAAAATAgtctccctctttcttcctaAGTTGATAGCCATGTATTTTAAGAGCTGTACATATTAGGCCACTAGAGAATGTGTATGTGCAT contains the following coding sequences:
- the SPART gene encoding spartin isoform X1, with amino-acid sequence MEPLQNPVVQEDANLKAINEEYKKAFIFINKGLNTDELGQKEEARDYYKQGLDHLLRGLSIPSQGPGCVGSQWESAREMQQKMKETLQNVHARLGILEQNTPPVQASPVVMDAPPGVPKLYPSIPSKEKPERPPPPGSLFVPSRPPAGNGSVTAVSQGQIPAMSPSSAKPLCLPNEAPPAYTPQATNGHFTVSYGTDSGEFSSVGEDYYNKCTRPPPLENLGVDADELILIPQGVQIFFVTPDGQVSAPSYPGYLRIVKFLDTGNEAAQNRPPAFLQVCDWLYPLMCNQSPVLCCNTGVYMFPDTMSQVPGSYVGVVLSSELPAADRELFEDLLKQMSDLRIQVPGSHQRVGLSSELPATERAHFEDKFKQMSGHKVQPPEASGDAFNLPQTVHIQPQPEEEGNKKELPEWSEKVAHGILSGASWVSWGLVKGAEYTGKAIHKGASKLREHIQPEEKPLEVNPTVAKGLHVAKQATGGAVKVSQLLVEGVCSIASCVGKELAPHVKKHGSKLVPESLKKDKDGKSTFDGALVVAASGVQGFSTVWQGLESAAKCIAKSVSTETVKTVRYKYGEDAGHATDNAMNSAINVGVTALNIDNIGIKAVVKKTAKETGHAVLDEYKVLDNEKKGKK
- the SPART gene encoding spartin isoform X2, which encodes MEPLQNPVVQEDANLKAINEEYKKAFIFINKGLNTDELGQKEEARDYYKQGLDHLLRGLSIPSQGPGCVGSQWESAREMQQKMKETLQNVHARLGILEQNTPPVQASPVVMDAPPGVPKLYPSIPSKEKPERPPPPGSLFVPSRPPAGNGSVTAVSQGQIPAMSPSSAKPLCLPNEAPPAYTPQATNGHFTVSYGTDSGEFSSVGEDYYNKCTRPPPLENLGVDADELILIPQGVQIFFVTPDGQVSAPSYPGYLRIVKFLDTGNEAAQNRPPAFLQVCDWLYPLMCNQSPVLCCNTGVYMFPDTMSQVPGSYVGVVLSSELPAADRELFEDLLKQMSDLRIQPPEASGDAFNLPQTVHIQPQPEEEGNKKELPEWSEKVAHGILSGASWVSWGLVKGAEYTGKAIHKGASKLREHIQPEEKPLEVNPTVAKGLHVAKQATGGAVKVSQLLVEGVCSIASCVGKELAPHVKKHGSKLVPESLKKDKDGKSTFDGALVVAASGVQGFSTVWQGLESAAKCIAKSVSTETVKTVRYKYGEDAGHATDNAMNSAINVGVTALNIDNIGIKAVVKKTAKETGHAVLDEYKVLDNEKKGKK